Proteins encoded in a region of the Gigantopelta aegis isolate Gae_Host chromosome 13, Gae_host_genome, whole genome shotgun sequence genome:
- the LOC121387047 gene encoding uncharacterized protein LOC121387047, which translates to MYCTLNRTWVQDSLKKGVYPQCKRAAAFTSTFTKITFPETYLEIAYVNDVRAQSSVACARSCAVLAECTHYIFKKPEACTLYNAHGSNTVNVTTSVVWRRNLVEP; encoded by the exons ATGTACTGCACGCTCAACAGGACGTGGGTTCAAGACTCTTTGAAGAAAGGTGTTTATCCCCAGTGCAAAC GAGCAGCAGCATTCACGTCAACCTTCAcgaaaatcacttttccggaaACCTACTTGGAGATTGCATACGTGAATGACGTCAGAGCTCAGTCATCTGTGGCGTGTGCGCGGTCATGCGCAGTTCTCGCGGAGTGCACGCACTACATCTTTAAGAAGCCTGAAGCGTGCACCCTGTACAATGCTCACGGAAGCAATACAGTGAATGTAACAACCTCTGTCGTTTGGAGAAGAAACCTGGTGGAACCATGA
- the LOC121387172 gene encoding uncharacterized protein LOC121387172, with protein MVILDLTKFVQIPPTSNLHPPPPGIRHWRTAKCAASDLPPLWDNTLLRPNRSVYYYLDNVEFVCTACYTSDGGSRARARHMCQADGTWVAHKGYTQPFCVLKCQDDEEYCSDLKDYCYVPDLAEELWQSCAATCNVPAQCNGELNAPRQRREEKGDNSWQSARLMCSRSQGLAVSINSRFTAVPISIPRLGHQRPCYVLSCLW; from the exons ATGGTTATTCTCGACCTTACTAAATTtgtccaaattccgcccacctcaaacttacaccCCCCGCCCCCCGGAATTAGACattggcgaa CTGCGAAGTGCGCCGCCTCGGATCTACCCCCACTTTGGGACAACACGTTACTACGTCCAAACAGGTCCGTTTACTACTACCTCGACAACGTCGAGTTTGTGTGTACCGCGTGCTACACCAGCGACGGCGGCTCCCGAGCCAGGGCGAGGCACATGTGCCAGGCGGATGGCACGTGGGTGGCACACAAAGGCTACACACAACCATTCTGTGTTC TGAAGTGCCAGGATGACGAAGAGTACTGTTCTGACTTAAAGGATTACTGCTATGTTCCTGATCTTGCCGAGGAGCTCTGGCAAAGCTGCGCTGCGACTTGCAACGTACCCGCACAGTGCAACGGTGAGTTGAACGCACCCCGTCAGAGACGGGAGGAGAAGGGGGATAACTCGTGGCAGAGCGCACGACTGATGTGTAGTAGGTCGCAGGGTCTAGCGGTCTCGATAAACTCACGTTTTACTGCTGTTCCAATCAGTATCCCACGACTGggacatcaaaggccatgttatgtactgtcctgtttatggtaa